The DNA window CCAAAAACATCAGCCTTTTCTATTACAACGACCGTGATCCCGAAAGCCCTGCAGACAATGCCTGCGAGGAATCGGAAGATGGTGATGATATCATCTCCCACAAACTGCGTGCACTGCTCAACAATACCCTTACCACCGACTTTGAAGAGCTGCGCCGTGATCTGGCTGCCGGAGAAAGTGTATTGCAACGGCAGGAACAGCCGGCCAGCTACTGGCAGCAGAAAGTCCGCAAAAGCTGGCGCGACCTGAAACGGGTGCCGCTGGAACTGCGTACGGCGGAGTTATGCCAGGAAGTGTTGCGTGAAAGCGTAGGTGCGTTGGCGTATTTTCCTGAGGATATGCTCACACCTGAACTGGCAGCTACAGCTGTTGCAAAAGACGGCAAAGCCCTGCGTTATCTGCCATCAGAGATGATCACACGCGAACTCTGTTATGCCGCCGCCCGCAACGGAGCTATCTTACGCACCGATATCCCGGAATCATTTTACGAACATGCCTTGTTATGTCTCATCATCAAAAGCGCCGACTGGCAAATGGAACAGGTACCCAGGGCTTTTATGACAGAAGACATGTTTGTGCTGTACGTGAAAGCCGGCCGTGGCGCCTGGCTGGACCGTTACTGTGAAGAGGCCGGCTTGTCCAAACAACGTATACTC is part of the Chitinophaga flava genome and encodes:
- a CDS encoding bactofilin family protein; translation: MHREFQLITCEDAISRYQVHTKIYESEAAFLDIESKDSYFYLHTGDLHLQGDFMLDTDTLEDAPDGKPILGFLVIGNLEVEGSILNETGDYGPILYVAGNVSCRHLLIGGSPTRVTGNIIVTEVIILHYNHGWMQCDGTFIAPVMIVEDYYLMPAAKNISLFYYNDRDPESPADNACEESEDGDDIISHKLRALLNNTLTTDFEELRRDLAAGESVLQRQEQPASYWQQKVRKSWRDLKRVPLELRTAELCQEVLRESVGALAYFPEDMLTPELAATAVAKDGKALRYLPSEMITRELCYAAARNGAILRTDIPESFYEHALLCLIIKSADWQMEQVPRAFMTEDMFVLYVKAGRGAWLDRYCEEAGLSKQRILERVIADDIAYLENIFNWHLSTATYAFARKRYDCPEYEEAWKNITERFARKIARLNVSPSS